A stretch of DNA from Scomber japonicus isolate fScoJap1 chromosome 19, fScoJap1.pri, whole genome shotgun sequence:
TGGAATCAAGAAAACCTAAAAaggtattatttttatttatttatttttggttatGCAGATAGCAAAGTAGTATAAATGTGGAAGGATGAATGAAACGAGTGACAAAACAAATAACCTGCAATTTAAAATCTgcaataaagtaataaaaaaaaagctaaaaggtACTGATTTATAttgcaaaaataatgaaatcatgTGTTAAGTATAGTTGTGCATACAGTAGTACTTACACCACGGTTTTCTGGCTCAGGCCTCTGTCCTTGTGGTCGAGGGGGTGTTCTTTCTCTAAAAAAGGAACACACCACGTTGTTTCAGAACTGATTTGCATGATTTGAATATTCATAACATTTTATAACAATGCTAATTTTAGGTACTCCACCAGTAGTGTTAAATGTTGCATCATAAAATGTGAATGGAACATATTCACCACTGGATTATCATGGGGAGGATTGTGATGACCTAATACAAGAAATTTAGAGTCAGTCTGACCCGTTATACTAAACAAAGGCTCCCACCTGGGGTCCTGTTGACCTGTGCTTCCCCGTCCATATAAGGGAATAACTTTGTCTCTGCTGATGCCAGCTTTACACACTGGACACACTTGTCTGTTGGGTCTGGTCTCCAACCACTGCATAAACACAAAGAGATATTAAAGACCTGACTGTCTGCTTCAGTTAAAAACCATCACTCACAACACATGCAGtcatttgtatttaaaaattggagaaaacaaagaaaaggtcAGCTAACCTGATGCAAGCAAGGCCAGCTGATCACAGGGAGGTGAGATGAGAGGTGGCATGTTGGAAAGGACAGAGTTTTGATTAGCAACACATTACATCCAATGTCCATCTGGTTAtgcaacaaatacacaaatattttaaattaaattaaataaataaaaaaaacgaaaTGCATCCTTGTGATCGGTGTCTTCAGAAAATAAGTAACTAACTTGGCATCACTGATACAGTATGAGACCCCCACCCAACCTGTCCTGAATAAACAGAGGTTGGCTAAGAGTTATTAGTTTGTGAACGTTGCTGTACACCCACTGGCAACTTCATTAAGTACATCTGTGTCTTATCTAATACAAAAACAGTTCTGCCataaattcaacatttattaaGCTTTGTTGGCATTGTTAGTAATGTGATAAATCTACTTCATATTTATTTCTGAGGTCGTagagggaggtggtggtggtggtggtggtggtggtgtactggggAGCAGAGCTGTTTCATTGGATTAAGTTATTAAAAGGTTATGCTTTTCCATGTTCTTTTAAACCAGCAACATTACTCATTCCCATATTCAAGTATTATCATAGAAAGTTGGGAAACATAAATTCATATTAATTAACACTGTTTTTCATTGTGGAGACATCCTTGTATGCATATTTGCATCACAAGAATAATTATGTGACATAACCAATATATTTTGACCCATGTGATACAAAATTAGACAGGATTACTGTTAAGAGTTATAATCACAACTGGCCAGATATCAGCAGAGTCtagaaggttactttggaaatgtaatgggttacagatgactagttaccctatttaaaatgcaattattaaTGTTACTGTTTCATATACTTAATCAAAGttatgtaacttattacatttgattacttttctaaattTCAGCTGTCAAGGTAAGTTAAGACCAGCAACATCAAGACCATCaagtttttcatggatactgacatgatttataagggagatcatttcttataaagcaagatttgaaaatgtattcattaggcTAGTTCAtttagattttggaatataaaataaagatattttatgaaaaaggtcaaaagtctggcatgggttTAATTTGTACTGTGACTCCGAATAAGCCTagttcatgatttatttacaaaatatgaaaaaaggtctgacttcagtaACCTTCTTTGTAATTATCAACACTTTCATCAGTAActatgatttatttacacatcGTTACTATAGTTACACGTATttcataattaaattaaacaccaTTACATGTAGCtaagttactccccaacactggttATCAGCACATCCAAcgatggttgttgttgtttttagacCAGTAGGATGAATGCCAACAGACTGGTGTTTACCCAGTTCACCTAAAGATTGCTGTCTTACTGGTGACGATGGTCACAGACAGTAGCTCTTACCAGAAGAGGTGTCCACACAGGCTGATCACTGCGTCCTTAGCGGTGTCCAGACATATATTACACTCAAAGGTGCTGTCCTGGTTGCCGCTGTCGGCCGCAGTTGAGCTACTGGATCCGGGACTTGTGTTTTCAGTGGCCGCTGTGGAGCCAGAGGCCGGAGGTGGGGCCGCGGtggccattaaaaaaaacacagatccACTCAAAAAAAACAAGGTACAGGTGGCGAAATCACATCAAATCCATTTAGGAAGAGTGTCGTTTTGGCGTTGCTACTGTTAGCAACCGAGGAAGAGTGAGCAAAACCCGATACGGATAAAAGAGAGTACAAAGCGACATACGGTAACACAAAGTATCTTTAAGGGTGTAAATGTTGTCCCAACCGAAAAGCCTAACTTGTGGTGTGAAGTTGTGGAGATAGCTTACAGCTGGTTGCATCACACTTCCGCAGCAGTGCTAACCGGAAGTACATCCAGAGGGGAATAAAGGGGCGGGACTACTGGTGTTGATAGGCGTGTGATTCCCTGCGTTCAGCCAATCAGGTTCCAGAATTAAGAAACTCCATCAATCATGTAGCTTTATTTCTTCAGatgttaatatattaatgagATGTTTTTGATTACTTGGGgtcagtattttaaaaaatcttataAAGCTGATTTCGTGATAGTGTTTGTAGATACTGTTTTATAACAGAATTTTAGtgtccttatttatttttagacattacatatgttttttatgctgcaatcaacCCTTTTAACTATGGGCTTTATACTCTCACTCCTCTTATTATTACCTGTTTGttgctttattacttttatgCTTATATTGAGCTGCTGGAAAGTgactgtatatctatctatctatctatctatctatctatctatctatctatctatctatctatctatctatctatctatctatctatctatctatctatctatctatctatctacttccTGCAGACACTTACTTCTTTATCTAGTGTTTAATAAGTCcaaaacttttctttctttcttccaccaACTCCTAGGATGatttctgacttttttattCTAAAGGATGTGTTCACAATTTGTCAAGTCTATCTTAAAACAGAAGTAAAGTTACCAAGTGAACAATTAAATAACGATTCCTTACCATAACCATTCCTCATGTTTATGTTAGCCATTAGAAAACCCCTTCTTAATGTAAATGATGGAggtcaaaatccacagtcctccttctgtgcaaaaatgtttatctgaatataatataatataatatttataatattttataatattataatattttttttcagaaaGAAGTTACAACAGTAAAATTAATTCTTACATTTTGTTGACTTCCCCTTTTTTTAGGCAGCATAAATCCTTCACTTCAATTGTGTTTTACTTCAcagtaaataaaatcaaattgtaatgtattgtaaacGATTAACTCAATGAATttcaaacaactttatttgtgCCACAGGGGGCAAATTCAGATTTGCAAACAtaataacacacaaacaacaaattcatttatataaaaaacaatgtaaaaatacaacatgtaTGTATAATTTTTCTTCTGAAGAAGATTAAATGCATCCATAAACATCCTACCATACATATCAAAGGTCAAACTTGCATTGACATACGATTTTGCCAAAATCATTTAACtctataataacattttttgtaCAGTGAAGTTCTCCCTATCATTCATAACAAagattttaagtttaattagGCAATTTCCATCACCTTTGATCGTGAGTGAGTGAAACCACCTGTACGCAAATCTTCTGCCATTGCCTCCTCTATCCTTGATGAGAAAGACCGTTTTAGAGTGTGCTTAAAGTCATTACCAATGAACACGTACAGAAGTGGGGACATGAAACTGTTTGCTGCAGCCAGAGTTGCCCCTACTTTCAGCCCAGTGTTAAGTACTTCCACTGTGTTGTTCTCCAAATCTAACTCAGACAGAACAAAGGTGTGGTAGGGGACCCAGCAGCAGAAAAATGACACTATGAGCGCTGCTATGACTTTGTACGGCTTTGTTGATTTCATGGTCAAACTTTTCAACTTCACACAAAGCACCAAGCAGCTGAATACAATAATCAAGATAGGAAACAGGAACCCACAGATAAATCTAGTCAGCACAACTGCCTTGTGTCTTGAATGGCTCATGTAACCCGTGTAGCACTGAGTGACAGAGCCGTGGACTTTGGTTTGTCTGACGATGAGTGAGGGCAATGTCATGAAGCCAGAAAGGACCCACATGAGGATGACAGCTCCAAATGCTTTTGTCACTGTCCGGTGGTTTTGTGaccaaacaggaaatgaaaccaTTATACAGCGGTCAGTGCTGATTAagaccaacaaaaacacactgctgtACATGTTCAGAAACAGGGCAGAGGACGTAAGCTTGCAAAAAACCAGTCCGAAAGGCCAATGTGAGGTGATCGTGTAGTATACTTCCAGGGGCAGAATGGCACAGAACATCAGGTCTGAAATGGCCAGACTGATGTACCAGGTGTTGACAACcgttcttttcattttccatcCGCAGATCCAGATCACTAATGCATTTCCTCCAAGGCCCATAACACATATAATGATATTGGCTGTCACCAGAAAGACGGTCAAAGAAGTCTGAGAACTGCTGGAATGTATTCCATCTATGGTGATGTTATTCTCAGTTTCATTGTTGGGAGTGTAATCGTCATATTCAATATAATCCACACTCATTCTGGATACTTTTCCTAAAATATGAggcacaatttattttttaggctaataaatatatacatttatagatGATTATACCAGTTCACAATTTAAGACAGAAAATTTGAGTTTTAATATATCATATAAAACAAGTACTCACCTTATGTCTCAAAGCGTTAAGCAGGAATAACAAAAAAGTTCCTTTTGACCAAGTCACTTGCTACTAAACGCAAGTTCTCACTTCTGTTTCCTGGGCAGTGTCACAAATGACGAAATCCATATGAATATACCACCCTATAAGCTGTGTGTTGCAATCTCACATCGGAGATCCTCTTTACAAAGAATGGAAAAAACACCAAATCACATCTGTGGCTTAAGACCATTTTACCAGGAATTCAGTGTTCATTCAATAGTTTTCTTCAGAGCAGGtctgtattaaaatataaaatctcaaaaacaaacataatacaCTCATAAGTACACAGAACAtcaactgttttcattttaatgtaacaATTCTGGTAGCCTTTCAATTATGCTCCTTTCTGTAAAAAACAGACCGGAATTACTTGCAGTAGTGACGGTTAAAAGTGTGAAAACATAACTGTTAGTGTCATATTTCTGAGAACCAGTACATCATGTTGAAAATGAGACTTCATCACCATCCTATAACAAGCTGAAACTAAGTCCAGTAAGACTTTCAATCATCCACATGAGGGAATATGTAAAGGTATTCAGGTTTTCAGGATCCCCAATGCAGAAATCCTACTTTTGCTGGATTAGGTGACATATAACATACACACCAAAACAGTCTTATTCCACTCATATGAAGCAAATGTACTTTTAAATTCACATTTCCTCTAACAATGTTGATGACAGTGAGAATTTTAAGTTCCCTCAAAATCATATGATAGTTTTGAGAATTGCTGAGTAAATTATTTTCAGCCAAAGAATCATAACACAGGAACTTACCAACAAGTCTGTTTGATTCAAGGAAATATCCTTATATATCCTTATATGACTGGTTGTTCTGTAAGACTTATTAGAGAGAGAAATATTCATATTCTCTCCTTCAGTGAAGCAGATACAACtattttgttgttaaaaagTCTCTTAAAGTTACAGTAGCTTAACATTTAGAGGGATCAAATGAACTTGAAGTTAGATCGAAAAGAAACAAACTTATTGGGGTATTATTAGGGACCGAGCCAAAAGGCAAGGACCCTATTGTTTTtcatatgtattattatcattatattattaagtTACAGACCTGTAAAATGAATTGCCAAATTTTACATACAAACGTACAGTAAcatcagttttaaaaatatgaattagcTGCACCTCAACCAACTACAACATTAAAGGGTAGCTTACATGTTAATGTATCAATAATATTTCATATATCGCTTTGAAAGGGAGCATTTCGCATATGTACTCttacttttcaaaataatgtaCCCTGTAATGCCTTTCTACAATTACTTAAGTGTGGTTTTGAATTAATGCCTTTTACCAATATGCAAACTGCTACTGCAACCCCCTTCCTACAGGAAGTGATTTTACCACACCCTCAGACCtgccagcagcagtgttctATGTTAGTAATACTGTTGATTTTCACTAGTAATGAAAAGTGTGGTACAAATTAAATGTgctattattattcattattaataaatataaaagtgttCTTTGTACCAAACTGTCCCAGATTATGTGCCTTTCCTAATGTGGGACAGTTCACACTAAAACCTGGGAGTCTCACTGGGAGGATGAAAAGCCAGCACTGAAAGGTCTAAATCACCTTAATTCATACGATAAAAACTTCTCTAGTCAACACCACAGTGCATGCCCATGTTTGGTCATTTCAGTAACTAGGGTttccagttttaaaaataactaaacatCAAGTAGGCCTATTGCAAGACTAAGACCACTGATTAAGTGTTGGTATTGCACTTATAATGTGCTGAAATCATATTTCACCAATTTAAAAAGGTATGTGATTGTGCCACTTTAGTAAAACCCTGCTgctgtttaaatcacattttctaaAGTGAGACAATGAAAAAttgattgaaataaaacaaaaatacgAAACACGTTCTGCAAATTTAATGCATGaatcatacagtctatggcatgAATATATCATCATCACAAACAACTGGCAACATTGCATCATTTGTGACGGATTTATAACCTTAAACTAAATAACTGAGAATGgatttttaaaagtaatctCACAGGATTTTAAGTAATCTTAGTATTGTCTATCTAGGATAAGCGTTTTGACAAATGGATGGATGTTATCTATCTATGGTAACAATGTCCTATATTTCAGAGAATAGAAAAAGTTGTTTGTCTCTGAAATGCATAATGTAGTGTAAAATGGAAAGACTCGAGTAAACATACCACTGTTTATAATCAGGAATAAtaacagtttaaatgtttattatggATTATATAGattactatatattatataaaaaaatatgtttaccCAAAACTGGGTTAAGTAATTTTCTGCACATGCGCAGATGTGCTTGTTTTAGCCCCTCCCTCAGACCCGGTCTCCGCCGGTCTGCTCCATAGACTGCTCtgagtctgctctcctcttTCAAACTGCGTCATTCCTACACTGTCTGTGAACATGGCGGGTACAGTGGCAAACAAGTGTCTCAGTCCTCTTGCTTTCCTAACCAGGAGGCTCTCTGCTCCGGAGTTCATCACCCAGTGCTGCTACCACAAGAAGGTAAAATATGTAGTCTGTTTTTAACTCACTAAAGAAGAGTCATGTTAAAGAGCTGCAAGGCATCAGCTGTTGTTTGTGTAATGTTTACAAATGTTAGCATGCGGTCAGCCTCAGAGCATCATGACAAGGAAACAGTGGTCAGACAAGTGGAAGTAGTTAGTTTAAATCGATAGAAAGCAGTCTTAGCTTTATAGATGGTTGACTTAACAAATTAGTGCTTTTATTGCTGTCATGTGGGTTAAATATTACATAAATAACGA
This window harbors:
- the rnf185 gene encoding E3 ubiquitin-protein ligase RNF185, producing the protein MATAAPPPASGSTAATENTSPGSSSSTAADSGNQDSTFECNICLDTAKDAVISLCGHLFCWPCLHQWLETRPNRQVCPVCKAGISRDKVIPLYGRGSTGQQDPRERTPPRPQGQRPEPENRGGFQGFGFGDGGFQMSFGIGAFPFGIFATAFNINDGRPPPAAPGTPQHMDEQFLSRLFLFVALVIMFWLLIA
- the LOC128380439 gene encoding chemerin-like receptor 1, yielding MSVDYIEYDDYTPNNETENNITIDGIHSSSSQTSLTVFLVTANIIICVMGLGGNALVIWICGWKMKRTVVNTWYISLAISDLMFCAILPLEVYYTITSHWPFGLVFCKLTSSALFLNMYSSVFLLVLISTDRCIMVSFPVWSQNHRTVTKAFGAVILMWVLSGFMTLPSLIVRQTKVHGSVTQCYTGYMSHSRHKAVVLTRFICGFLFPILIIVFSCLVLCVKLKSLTMKSTKPYKVIAALIVSFFCCWVPYHTFVLSELDLENNTVEVLNTGLKVGATLAAANSFMSPLLYVFIGNDFKHTLKRSFSSRIEEAMAEDLRTGGFTHSRSKVMEIA